From Cervus elaphus chromosome 33, mCerEla1.1, whole genome shotgun sequence, the proteins below share one genomic window:
- the MAP3K19 gene encoding mitogen-activated protein kinase kinase kinase 19 isoform X1, which translates to MNSMPKPERYAESLLDICHDTNSSPTDMMTVTKNQNIILQSISSSEESDQDDDCSHSILISEEGDPSGDGQDWQPRTEGVEIIVTFPRDVSHPQEMGREDLQENNQITSGHQEWTPAHSVSLPKNIEMVGFRTKTVTTEPLLAKKEEHSQELCNTDLGFLLPRPYLETIISKSVAREDVPHFLKGQPRKSEEFSTSDMKYSSQRIEFPLPPLSSLPMRSGLLTIPLSHKDQKARERDIPRLVSFIPKLLEPISQSDEFRPSNKQKEAPFKLLADQALRSFDSSIWSRNMCSFSKAHHHRQHLEKGGSRKSKEREGCINIEVSHFEKGQSLVSLENFKEGNFPTDREEDIDCHGNELRRAEENAPSLSSGKKEDSVARNYEQDSEVGYTKPIKFQEALPSDIGLSQDEGTKNDKADSKSASALRGEAIELDHISEDYTVLKSLSDVVTDGPIEKLSEDHSSMETSTKISVAETIKPEMNGMVPLIHITFPGDETPKEPAITKPSLQKRKGILRSNSSFNILAHQENDRHKVKTQRNKLDSKIKTSNRTPQNFMISTERSVKPTMHKTSIKTQVFPALGLVDRRPWQPPKFQRRLPQIERKQSAYQALKPKKPSFPCLYKNPGIKKSSVPLSAQPAEPRLNYLDLKYSDMFKEINSTANGPGIYEMFGTPVYCHMREAERHENKDHREICSAPSGRCITNKCRSSHSERSSNSRNRLSQKRPHSKPPKSSLGIKQKHRSLISKEKDCQAVGSTLQDAENGDGISEPGWQIKSSGNGFLSSKDEVQPINLVQAHEQFTEQKDFFPVSDLSIVEEVSMEESADEEDISNNQILAMSLRDLHQLEELHHQTPFVLSENSWAVPSEKICNMHVLQEEQKVASPGETNGNQILTKDVDFDSFSDKLKTHRSFSSQEKQESVTSQAYQHWALFLDHDSLVNGSIPYQTLGKTLNDTDSISQEILDSVKNEELTDELLGCLAAELLALDEKDNNSCQIMADETDPESRDFILSKRGNNMQELGRETTNVKIQRYSNGFRRYDKEERFFNLHEKKTFSENSLKYEESILWTKGEILGKGAYGTVYCGLTSQGQLIAVKQVALDTSDKLATEKEYRKLQEEVDLLKALKHVNIVAYLGTCLEENIVSIFMEFVPGGSISSIINRFGPLPEMVFCKYTEQILQGVAYLHENCVVHRDIKGNNVMLMPTGVIKLIDFGCAKRLAWAGLNGTHSDMLKSMHGTPYWMAPEVISESGYGRKSDIWSIGCTVFEMATGKPPLASMDRMAAMFYIGAHRGLMPALPDCFSENAADFVRVCLTRDQHERPSAVQLLKHSFLKRSH; encoded by the exons ATTTACAAGAAAACAA TCAGATAACCTCAGGGCATCAGGAATGGACACCAGCACATTCTGTTTCACTTCCAAAAAACATTGAGATGGTGGGCTTCAGGACAAAGACGGTGACCACGGAGCCTTTACTTGCAAAGAAAGAGGAACATTCCCAGGAACTCTGCAATACGGACTTGGGCTTTTTGTTGCCAAGACCTTACTTAGAAACGATAATCTCCAAGTCTGTAGCCAGAGAAGATGTTCCTCACTTTCTGAAGGGGCAGCCAAGAAAATCTGAAG AGTTTTCTACCTCTGACATGAAGTATAGTAGCCAAAGAATTGAG ttcCCTCTGCCCCCGCTATCATCTCTGCCCATGAGATCTGGTCTCCTTACTATACCCCTAAGTCACAAGGAtcaaaaagcaagggaaagagaTATTCCACGTCTCGTATCTTTCATACCTAAGCTCTTGGAGCCTATTAGTCAATCTGATGAATTTAGACCATCAAATAAGCAGAAGGAAGCACCGTTCAAGTTGTTAGCGGATCAGGCTCTCAGATCCTTTGACAGTTCTATTTGGTCCAGAAACATGTGCTCTTTTTCGAAGGCTCACCATCACAGACAACACCTGGAAAAGGGGGGGAGTAGGAAATCCAAGGAAAGAGAAGGATGTATCAACATTGAAGTCTCTCACTTTGAAAAAGGACAATCTTTAGTGTccttggagaatttcaaggaagGCAATTTTCCTACAGATAGGGAAGAGGATATTGACTGCCATGGTAATGAACTGAGAAGAGCAGAAGAGAACGCTCCATCTCTTTCATCAGGAAAGAAAGAGGATTCAGTAGCCAGAAACTATGAACAAGATTCAGAAGTTGGATACACCAAGCCAATCAAGTTCCAAGAAGCCCTGCCATCAGATATAGGTCTAAGCCAGGATGAAGGGACTAAAAATGATAAAGCTGATTCAAAAAGTGCTTCAGCACTTAGAGGCGAAGCAATTGAACTAGACCATATTTCAGAAGATTATACTGTTCTTAAAAGTTTGTCTGATGTAGTCACTGATGGCCCCATTGAAAAGCTCTCAGAAGATCACAGCAGCATGGAGACAAGCACAAAAATATCAGTAGCAGAAACAATCAAACCAGAAATGAATGGGATGGTGCCTCTTATCCACATCACTTTCCCTGGAGATGAAACTCCCAAGGAACCAGCAATAACCAAACCAAGCCTCCAAAAACGAAAGGGCATCCTTCGTAGCAATAGTAGCTTCAACATACTTGCACACCAAGAAAATGACAGGCATAAGGTGAAAACCCAGAGAAATAAGTTAGATTCAAAGATCAAGACCAGTAACAGGACACCTCAAAATTTCATGATTTCCACTGAACGTTCCGTGAAGCCGACCATGCACAAAACCAGTATAAAAACTCAAGTTTTTCCTGCTTTGGGGCTTGTGGATCGCAGACCTTGGCAACCACCCAAGTTTCAAAGGAGACTGCCACAGATAGAAAGGAAGCAATCTGCTTACCAGGCTTTGAAACCTAAAAAGCCATCATTCCCTTGCCTCTATAAAAATCCAGGAATAAAAAAGTCTTCTGTTCCTCTCTCTGCTCAACCAGCAGAGCCAAGACTGAATTACTTAGATCTGAAGTATAGTGACATGTTCAAAGAGATCAATTCAACTGCGAACGGGCCTGGAATCTATGAAATGTTTGGAACTCCTGTTTATTGTCACATGCGAGAGGCTGAACGGCATGAAAACAAGGATCACCGAGAGATATGCTCAGCTCCATCAGGCAGATGTATCACCAATAAATGTCGATCTTCACACAGTGAGAGGAGCAGCAATAGCCGAAACAGACTTTCTCAGAAAAGACCGCATAGTAAACCCCCCAAATCTTCTCTTGGCATTAAACAAAAGCACAGAAGtttaatttctaaagaaaagGATTGCCAGGCTGTAGGTAGCACCCTACAAGATGCTGAAAATGGTGATGGCATTTCAGAACCAGGGTGGCAGATTAAGTCTTCAGGAAATGGCTTTCTATCTTCCAAAGATGAAGTTCAGCCCATAAACTTGGTTCAGGCTCATGAGCAGTTCACTGAACAGAAAGatttctttcctgtctcagaTTTGTCCATTGTTGAAGAAGTCTCTATGGAAGAGTCTGCTGATGAAGAAGACATTTCTAACAATCAGATACTTGCCATGAGCCTCAGAGATCTGCATCAACTTGAAGAGCTACACCACCAAACCCCATTTGTCCTTTCAGAAAACAGCTGGGCAGTACCCAGTGAGAAAATTTGCAACATGCATGTACTGCAAGAAGAGCAGAAGGTAGCATCTCCCGGTGAAACAAATGGCAACCAAATTTTAACTAAGGATGTAGACTTTGATAGTTTTTCAGATAAGTTGAAAACTCATAGGAGTTTCTCTTCCCAAGAGAAACAAGAAAGTGTAACTTCTCAAGCATATCAACACTGGGCACTGTTTTTGGATCATGATAGTTTAGTTAATGGGTCAATTCCGTATCAAACACTTggaaaaactttaaatgatacagatTCAATTTCCCAAGAAATTCTAGACTCTGTAAAGAATGAAGAATTGACAGATGAACTCTTAGGTTGTCTAGCTGCAGAACTATTAGCTCTTGATGAGAAAGATAACAACTCTTGCCAAATAATGGCAGATGAAACAGATCCTGAAAGCCGAGATTTTATCCTCAGCAAGAGAGGAAATAACATGCAAGAATTAGGTAGAGAGACAACAAACGTCAAAATACAG AGATATAGTAATGGCTTCAGGAGATATGACAAAGAGGAGAGATTTTTCAACTTACATGAAAAGAAGACATTTTCTGAAAATAGTTTAAAGTATGAAGAATCTATCCTGTGGACCAAGGGTGAGATCCTCGGGAAGGGAGCATATGGCACA GTGTATTGTGGTCTTACTAGCCAAGGACAGCTAATAGCTGTAAAACAGGTGGCTTTGGATACCTCTGATAAATTAGCTACTGAAAAAGAATATCGGAAACTGCAGGAAGAAGTCGATTTGCTCAAAGCCTTGAAACATGTCAACATTGTGGCCTATTTGGGGACATGCTTGGAGGAAAACATCGTAAGCATTTTCATGGAGTTTGTTCCTGGTGGCTCCATCTCTAGTATTATAAACCGTTTTGGGCCATTGCCTGAGATGGTGTTCTGTAAATATACAGAACAGATTCTGCAAGGTGTCGCTTATCTCCATGAGAACTGTGTGGTGCatagagatatcaaaggaaatAATGTTATGCTTATGCCAACTGGAGTCATAAAGCTGATTGACTTTGGCTGTGCCAAGCGTTTGGCCTGGGCTGGCCTAAATGGCACCCACAGTGACATGCTCAAGTCCATGCATGGGACTCCATATTGGATGGCCCCAGAAGTCATCAGTGAGTCTGGCTATGGACGGAAGTCAGACATCTGGAGCATTGGCTGCACTGTTTTTGAGATGGCCACCGGAAAGCCTCCACTGGCTTCCATGGACAGGATGGCAGCCATGTTTTACATTGGCGCACACCGAGGGCTGATGCCTGCCTTACCAGATTGCTTCTCAGAAAACGCAGCAGACTTTGTGCGCGTGTGCCTCACCAG
- the MAP3K19 gene encoding mitogen-activated protein kinase kinase kinase 19 isoform X2 gives MNSMPKPERYAESLLDICHDTNSSPTDMMTVTKNQNIILQSISSSEESDQDDDCSHSILISEEGDPSGDGQDWQPRTEEFSTSDMKYSSQRIEFPLPPLSSLPMRSGLLTIPLSHKDQKARERDIPRLVSFIPKLLEPISQSDEFRPSNKQKEAPFKLLADQALRSFDSSIWSRNMCSFSKAHHHRQHLEKGGSRKSKEREGCINIEVSHFEKGQSLVSLENFKEGNFPTDREEDIDCHGNELRRAEENAPSLSSGKKEDSVARNYEQDSEVGYTKPIKFQEALPSDIGLSQDEGTKNDKADSKSASALRGEAIELDHISEDYTVLKSLSDVVTDGPIEKLSEDHSSMETSTKISVAETIKPEMNGMVPLIHITFPGDETPKEPAITKPSLQKRKGILRSNSSFNILAHQENDRHKVKTQRNKLDSKIKTSNRTPQNFMISTERSVKPTMHKTSIKTQVFPALGLVDRRPWQPPKFQRRLPQIERKQSAYQALKPKKPSFPCLYKNPGIKKSSVPLSAQPAEPRLNYLDLKYSDMFKEINSTANGPGIYEMFGTPVYCHMREAERHENKDHREICSAPSGRCITNKCRSSHSERSSNSRNRLSQKRPHSKPPKSSLGIKQKHRSLISKEKDCQAVGSTLQDAENGDGISEPGWQIKSSGNGFLSSKDEVQPINLVQAHEQFTEQKDFFPVSDLSIVEEVSMEESADEEDISNNQILAMSLRDLHQLEELHHQTPFVLSENSWAVPSEKICNMHVLQEEQKVASPGETNGNQILTKDVDFDSFSDKLKTHRSFSSQEKQESVTSQAYQHWALFLDHDSLVNGSIPYQTLGKTLNDTDSISQEILDSVKNEELTDELLGCLAAELLALDEKDNNSCQIMADETDPESRDFILSKRGNNMQELGRETTNVKIQRYSNGFRRYDKEERFFNLHEKKTFSENSLKYEESILWTKGEILGKGAYGTVYCGLTSQGQLIAVKQVALDTSDKLATEKEYRKLQEEVDLLKALKHVNIVAYLGTCLEENIVSIFMEFVPGGSISSIINRFGPLPEMVFCKYTEQILQGVAYLHENCVVHRDIKGNNVMLMPTGVIKLIDFGCAKRLAWAGLNGTHSDMLKSMHGTPYWMAPEVISESGYGRKSDIWSIGCTVFEMATGKPPLASMDRMAAMFYIGAHRGLMPALPDCFSENAADFVRVCLTRDQHERPSAVQLLKHSFLKRSH, from the exons AGTTTTCTACCTCTGACATGAAGTATAGTAGCCAAAGAATTGAG ttcCCTCTGCCCCCGCTATCATCTCTGCCCATGAGATCTGGTCTCCTTACTATACCCCTAAGTCACAAGGAtcaaaaagcaagggaaagagaTATTCCACGTCTCGTATCTTTCATACCTAAGCTCTTGGAGCCTATTAGTCAATCTGATGAATTTAGACCATCAAATAAGCAGAAGGAAGCACCGTTCAAGTTGTTAGCGGATCAGGCTCTCAGATCCTTTGACAGTTCTATTTGGTCCAGAAACATGTGCTCTTTTTCGAAGGCTCACCATCACAGACAACACCTGGAAAAGGGGGGGAGTAGGAAATCCAAGGAAAGAGAAGGATGTATCAACATTGAAGTCTCTCACTTTGAAAAAGGACAATCTTTAGTGTccttggagaatttcaaggaagGCAATTTTCCTACAGATAGGGAAGAGGATATTGACTGCCATGGTAATGAACTGAGAAGAGCAGAAGAGAACGCTCCATCTCTTTCATCAGGAAAGAAAGAGGATTCAGTAGCCAGAAACTATGAACAAGATTCAGAAGTTGGATACACCAAGCCAATCAAGTTCCAAGAAGCCCTGCCATCAGATATAGGTCTAAGCCAGGATGAAGGGACTAAAAATGATAAAGCTGATTCAAAAAGTGCTTCAGCACTTAGAGGCGAAGCAATTGAACTAGACCATATTTCAGAAGATTATACTGTTCTTAAAAGTTTGTCTGATGTAGTCACTGATGGCCCCATTGAAAAGCTCTCAGAAGATCACAGCAGCATGGAGACAAGCACAAAAATATCAGTAGCAGAAACAATCAAACCAGAAATGAATGGGATGGTGCCTCTTATCCACATCACTTTCCCTGGAGATGAAACTCCCAAGGAACCAGCAATAACCAAACCAAGCCTCCAAAAACGAAAGGGCATCCTTCGTAGCAATAGTAGCTTCAACATACTTGCACACCAAGAAAATGACAGGCATAAGGTGAAAACCCAGAGAAATAAGTTAGATTCAAAGATCAAGACCAGTAACAGGACACCTCAAAATTTCATGATTTCCACTGAACGTTCCGTGAAGCCGACCATGCACAAAACCAGTATAAAAACTCAAGTTTTTCCTGCTTTGGGGCTTGTGGATCGCAGACCTTGGCAACCACCCAAGTTTCAAAGGAGACTGCCACAGATAGAAAGGAAGCAATCTGCTTACCAGGCTTTGAAACCTAAAAAGCCATCATTCCCTTGCCTCTATAAAAATCCAGGAATAAAAAAGTCTTCTGTTCCTCTCTCTGCTCAACCAGCAGAGCCAAGACTGAATTACTTAGATCTGAAGTATAGTGACATGTTCAAAGAGATCAATTCAACTGCGAACGGGCCTGGAATCTATGAAATGTTTGGAACTCCTGTTTATTGTCACATGCGAGAGGCTGAACGGCATGAAAACAAGGATCACCGAGAGATATGCTCAGCTCCATCAGGCAGATGTATCACCAATAAATGTCGATCTTCACACAGTGAGAGGAGCAGCAATAGCCGAAACAGACTTTCTCAGAAAAGACCGCATAGTAAACCCCCCAAATCTTCTCTTGGCATTAAACAAAAGCACAGAAGtttaatttctaaagaaaagGATTGCCAGGCTGTAGGTAGCACCCTACAAGATGCTGAAAATGGTGATGGCATTTCAGAACCAGGGTGGCAGATTAAGTCTTCAGGAAATGGCTTTCTATCTTCCAAAGATGAAGTTCAGCCCATAAACTTGGTTCAGGCTCATGAGCAGTTCACTGAACAGAAAGatttctttcctgtctcagaTTTGTCCATTGTTGAAGAAGTCTCTATGGAAGAGTCTGCTGATGAAGAAGACATTTCTAACAATCAGATACTTGCCATGAGCCTCAGAGATCTGCATCAACTTGAAGAGCTACACCACCAAACCCCATTTGTCCTTTCAGAAAACAGCTGGGCAGTACCCAGTGAGAAAATTTGCAACATGCATGTACTGCAAGAAGAGCAGAAGGTAGCATCTCCCGGTGAAACAAATGGCAACCAAATTTTAACTAAGGATGTAGACTTTGATAGTTTTTCAGATAAGTTGAAAACTCATAGGAGTTTCTCTTCCCAAGAGAAACAAGAAAGTGTAACTTCTCAAGCATATCAACACTGGGCACTGTTTTTGGATCATGATAGTTTAGTTAATGGGTCAATTCCGTATCAAACACTTggaaaaactttaaatgatacagatTCAATTTCCCAAGAAATTCTAGACTCTGTAAAGAATGAAGAATTGACAGATGAACTCTTAGGTTGTCTAGCTGCAGAACTATTAGCTCTTGATGAGAAAGATAACAACTCTTGCCAAATAATGGCAGATGAAACAGATCCTGAAAGCCGAGATTTTATCCTCAGCAAGAGAGGAAATAACATGCAAGAATTAGGTAGAGAGACAACAAACGTCAAAATACAG AGATATAGTAATGGCTTCAGGAGATATGACAAAGAGGAGAGATTTTTCAACTTACATGAAAAGAAGACATTTTCTGAAAATAGTTTAAAGTATGAAGAATCTATCCTGTGGACCAAGGGTGAGATCCTCGGGAAGGGAGCATATGGCACA GTGTATTGTGGTCTTACTAGCCAAGGACAGCTAATAGCTGTAAAACAGGTGGCTTTGGATACCTCTGATAAATTAGCTACTGAAAAAGAATATCGGAAACTGCAGGAAGAAGTCGATTTGCTCAAAGCCTTGAAACATGTCAACATTGTGGCCTATTTGGGGACATGCTTGGAGGAAAACATCGTAAGCATTTTCATGGAGTTTGTTCCTGGTGGCTCCATCTCTAGTATTATAAACCGTTTTGGGCCATTGCCTGAGATGGTGTTCTGTAAATATACAGAACAGATTCTGCAAGGTGTCGCTTATCTCCATGAGAACTGTGTGGTGCatagagatatcaaaggaaatAATGTTATGCTTATGCCAACTGGAGTCATAAAGCTGATTGACTTTGGCTGTGCCAAGCGTTTGGCCTGGGCTGGCCTAAATGGCACCCACAGTGACATGCTCAAGTCCATGCATGGGACTCCATATTGGATGGCCCCAGAAGTCATCAGTGAGTCTGGCTATGGACGGAAGTCAGACATCTGGAGCATTGGCTGCACTGTTTTTGAGATGGCCACCGGAAAGCCTCCACTGGCTTCCATGGACAGGATGGCAGCCATGTTTTACATTGGCGCACACCGAGGGCTGATGCCTGCCTTACCAGATTGCTTCTCAGAAAACGCAGCAGACTTTGTGCGCGTGTGCCTCACCAG